From a region of the Listeria monocytogenes ATCC 19117 genome:
- the fmt gene encoding methionyl-tRNA formyltransferase → MTKIIFMGTPEFSVPVLTQLASTYDVVAVVTQPDRPVGRKRVLTPPPVKKAALELAIPVYQPEKLRTSSELEELIALEADLLVTAAYGQILPNSLLESPKHGAINVHASLLPEYRGGAPVHYALLDGKTETGVTIMYMVEKLDAGDMISQRKIPITDEDNTGTMFDKLSKLGAELLMDTLPDFLAGKITAIPQDPEKVTFARNISREQEKIDWTKPGRTIFNQIRGLSPWPVAYTTLEEKPFKIWEATYEETKEGGEPGAILADKTTLKIVAGDGTLIVPTVIQPAGKPKMDVHSFMTGAGRNLSKTTRFGE, encoded by the coding sequence ATGACTAAAATTATTTTTATGGGAACACCGGAATTTTCTGTTCCGGTTTTAACGCAATTAGCCAGCACATATGATGTAGTTGCAGTTGTGACACAGCCAGATCGCCCAGTTGGACGCAAACGAGTTTTGACACCACCGCCAGTAAAAAAAGCTGCTTTAGAACTAGCTATTCCAGTTTATCAACCAGAAAAATTACGGACATCTAGCGAATTAGAAGAACTAATTGCTCTAGAAGCCGACCTACTTGTAACAGCAGCTTACGGACAAATTTTACCAAATAGTTTGCTTGAATCACCAAAGCATGGTGCGATTAATGTGCATGCATCTCTTTTACCAGAGTATCGCGGAGGTGCTCCTGTACACTACGCACTGCTTGACGGGAAAACGGAGACAGGCGTTACGATTATGTATATGGTAGAGAAATTGGATGCTGGGGATATGATTAGCCAGCGTAAAATTCCCATCACAGATGAAGATAATACTGGCACCATGTTTGATAAATTGAGCAAATTAGGCGCAGAATTATTAATGGACACATTACCCGACTTTTTAGCTGGAAAAATAACGGCAATCCCACAAGACCCTGAAAAGGTAACCTTTGCACGCAATATTTCTAGAGAACAAGAAAAAATCGACTGGACAAAACCAGGACGTACTATCTTTAATCAAATTCGAGGATTGTCTCCTTGGCCAGTGGCTTATACAACACTGGAAGAAAAACCATTTAAAATCTGGGAAGCAACTTATGAAGAAACAAAAGAGGGCGGCGAACCGGGTGCCATTTTAGCAGATAAAACAACGCTTAAAATCGTAGCAGGCGACGGCACGCTCATCGTACCAACAGTAATCCAACCAGCAGGAAAACCGAAGATGGATGTTCACTCATTCATGACCGGAGCTGGCAGAAATTTAAGCAAGACGACAAGGTTTGGTGAATAA
- the pknB gene encoding Stk1 family PASTA domain-containing Ser/Thr kinase: MMIGKRLSDRYKILHAIGGGGMANVYLAHDIILDRDVAVKILRIDLADESNLIRRFQREAQSATSLVHPNIVSVYDVGEENDLHYIVMEHVDGMDLKQYIHENHPISYDKAVDIMLQIVSAVAIAHQHHIIHRDLKPQNILIDHDGVVKITDFGIAMALSETSITQTNSLLGSVHYLSPEQARGGMATQKSDIYSLGIVLYELLTGKVPFDGESAVSIAIKHLQADIPSARAQNPEIPQSLENIIIKATAKDPFLRYQNAEEMEKDLQTCLNQDRLNEPKYIFPTDDGDTKAIPIIATKDTMQNLDKTIVPEGKVAAAEVAPEENKGKKKKKMSKKKKIALIVSSVIIIFIIGILLLWLLGKSPDEVAVPDVSGKTEDQAVALLQKEGFVIGKTAEKNSDEVAEGKVINTDPEAGEMKEKGTKINLFVSIGSKKITMDDYTGRSYTDTKALLEEQGFNNISSEEAYSSEVEKGLIISQTPTQGTDVVAKSTDVKFVVSKGAEPISLKDLRGYTKTAVEDYASPLGLKVSSKEENSNTVEKGQVISQSPSAGTAMNPGDTIEIVISAGPKEKQVKEVTKTFNIPYTPSDEENPQPQKIQIYIQDKDHSMTSAYREMSITQNTSVEITFQIEEGSSAGYKIISDDKVIDEGTVPYPN; encoded by the coding sequence ATGATGATTGGTAAGCGATTAAGTGATCGATATAAAATTTTACATGCAATAGGCGGCGGCGGAATGGCCAATGTGTATTTGGCGCATGATATTATTCTTGATAGAGATGTTGCAGTAAAAATTTTACGAATCGATTTAGCTGATGAAAGCAACCTTATTCGTCGGTTTCAACGGGAAGCTCAATCAGCAACGAGCCTTGTTCACCCTAATATTGTTAGTGTTTACGATGTTGGTGAAGAAAATGATTTACATTATATTGTAATGGAACATGTGGATGGAATGGATTTAAAACAGTATATTCACGAAAATCACCCAATCAGTTACGATAAAGCTGTAGATATTATGCTTCAAATCGTTTCTGCGGTGGCAATTGCCCATCAACATCACATTATTCATCGTGATTTAAAACCACAGAATATTTTAATCGATCATGATGGCGTAGTGAAAATTACTGATTTTGGGATTGCGATGGCACTTTCAGAAACATCCATCACACAAACAAATTCTTTGTTAGGTTCGGTGCATTACTTATCACCAGAACAAGCACGTGGTGGAATGGCTACTCAAAAATCAGACATCTATTCACTAGGAATCGTGCTATATGAACTATTAACTGGAAAAGTTCCTTTCGACGGTGAGTCTGCAGTTTCTATTGCTATTAAGCATTTGCAAGCGGATATTCCATCAGCAAGAGCGCAAAATCCAGAAATTCCTCAAAGCTTAGAAAATATTATCATTAAAGCAACGGCAAAAGATCCATTTTTACGTTATCAAAACGCGGAAGAAATGGAAAAAGACTTGCAAACTTGTTTAAATCAAGACCGTTTAAATGAGCCTAAATATATTTTCCCAACAGATGATGGTGATACAAAAGCAATTCCAATCATCGCAACGAAAGACACGATGCAAAACCTTGACAAAACGATTGTCCCAGAAGGAAAAGTAGCAGCGGCTGAAGTTGCTCCCGAAGAGAACAAAGGTAAGAAAAAGAAAAAAATGAGTAAGAAAAAGAAAATTGCTCTCATTGTTTCTTCTGTCATTATCATTTTTATCATCGGTATTTTACTACTGTGGCTTTTAGGCAAGAGCCCTGATGAAGTCGCTGTGCCGGATGTTTCTGGTAAAACGGAAGACCAAGCAGTAGCGCTACTCCAAAAAGAAGGCTTTGTCATAGGTAAAACGGCAGAAAAAAATAGTGATGAAGTAGCGGAAGGGAAAGTAATTAATACCGACCCAGAAGCTGGAGAAATGAAAGAAAAAGGAACAAAAATCAATTTATTCGTAAGCATTGGTTCTAAAAAAATAACTATGGACGACTATACAGGAAGAAGCTACACAGATACAAAAGCGTTACTTGAAGAACAAGGGTTTAATAATATTTCTTCGGAGGAAGCATATAGTTCTGAAGTTGAAAAAGGCTTAATTATAAGCCAAACACCGACTCAAGGAACGGACGTAGTCGCTAAATCTACCGATGTGAAATTTGTCGTAAGTAAAGGTGCAGAACCAATTTCGCTTAAAGATTTACGCGGCTATACCAAAACAGCTGTAGAAGATTATGCCTCACCACTTGGACTCAAAGTTTCAAGTAAGGAAGAAAATTCAAATACAGTTGAAAAAGGACAAGTTATTTCGCAGTCCCCATCAGCTGGAACTGCAATGAATCCTGGTGATACAATCGAGATTGTCATTTCTGCAGGACCAAAAGAAAAACAAGTCAAAGAAGTAACTAAAACATTTAACATCCCATATACACCAAGTGATGAAGAAAACCCACAACCACAGAAAATTCAAATCTACATTCAAGATAAAGACCATAGCATGACTAGCGCTTACCGAGAAATGAGCATTACACAAAATACCTCGGTAGAAATAACTTTCCAAATTGAAGAAGGTTCTAGCGCAGGCTACAAAATTATCAGTGATGATAAAGTAATCGATGAAGGTACAGTCCCTTATCCAAATTAA
- the priA gene encoding primosomal protein N' has protein sequence MINIAKVIVDVPAMQVDRPFDYYIPEDLEELIRPGMRVSVPFGNRKIQGFVIALGETEENPKLKGIDGVMDLAPVLNEELMELGDWLAEDTLSFRVSAYQAMLPAALRAKYEKYFLRLDEENEELEQLFEGYETLDWKVAEARGLLKQIGKWVREGSVEVVYQVKNKITSKKVRVVNCLKSPHQLAEIIEDMPKNAKAQSRVLAFFQAFEGNEITAAELKKQAETTDATLKKLVDLGILSIQEKIVSRDPYENHQFEKSESLQLLPDQQTACEKITAATDQETFLIHGVTGSGKTEIYLQTIEAKLKEGKEAIVLVPEISLTPQMVERFKSRFGSEVAVLHSALSSGEKYDEWRKIERKEARVVVGARSAVFAPFENLGIIIIDEEHEASYKQEDNPRYHARDVAIWRATKYQCPVVLGSATPSLESFARAKKGVYTLIELPSRVNDRAMPEVSVVDMREELRKENRTEFSTELLEKIKERIAKKEQTVLMLNRRGYSSFVMCRDCGYVVECPNCDISLTYHQSSNQMKCHYCGHEERVPQKCPSCEGEHIRYFGTGTQKVEESLTKLIPEARVIRMDVDTTRTKGAHEKLLKSFRNHEADILLGTQMIAKGLDFPDITLVGVLNADTMLHLPDFRASERTFQLLTQVSGRAGRHERTGEVIVQSYNPEHYSIEFAKKHDFIGFYNHEMQLRKMGSYPPFYYLTMINVSDENEMKAIRTIQEMAQFLRGKLGPDAVILGPVPSTITRIKNKYRYQCIIKYKIEPNLKKELKTLITHYQKDQQKGLTITIDVQPYVLM, from the coding sequence ATGATTAATATTGCGAAAGTAATTGTGGACGTTCCAGCCATGCAAGTGGATCGTCCATTTGACTACTATATTCCAGAAGATTTAGAAGAACTTATTCGTCCAGGTATGCGAGTAAGTGTCCCATTTGGAAATCGTAAAATACAAGGATTTGTCATTGCTCTTGGAGAAACAGAAGAAAACCCAAAATTAAAAGGCATTGACGGGGTGATGGATTTAGCCCCCGTTTTAAATGAAGAATTGATGGAACTAGGCGATTGGTTAGCAGAAGATACGCTGAGTTTCCGGGTGTCTGCTTACCAAGCCATGTTACCAGCCGCGCTACGAGCAAAATACGAAAAATATTTTTTGCGCTTAGATGAGGAAAACGAAGAATTAGAGCAGCTATTTGAAGGCTACGAAACACTAGACTGGAAAGTGGCAGAAGCCCGCGGTTTGCTCAAACAAATTGGCAAATGGGTCAGAGAAGGTAGTGTGGAAGTAGTCTACCAAGTCAAAAATAAAATCACGAGTAAAAAAGTTCGCGTTGTTAACTGTCTCAAATCACCACACCAACTAGCTGAAATAATAGAAGATATGCCGAAAAACGCCAAAGCACAGTCACGTGTACTCGCATTTTTCCAAGCTTTTGAAGGCAACGAAATTACGGCAGCCGAGTTAAAAAAACAGGCGGAAACAACGGATGCCACATTAAAAAAATTAGTCGACTTAGGGATACTTTCTATTCAAGAAAAAATTGTTTCGCGTGATCCCTATGAAAACCACCAATTTGAAAAAAGTGAATCGCTTCAGTTATTACCAGATCAACAAACTGCGTGCGAGAAAATCACCGCAGCAACTGATCAAGAAACATTCCTAATACACGGGGTTACTGGAAGTGGGAAAACCGAAATCTATTTACAAACCATCGAAGCAAAATTAAAAGAGGGTAAAGAAGCCATCGTTTTAGTACCAGAAATTTCCCTTACCCCACAAATGGTAGAGCGATTTAAAAGCCGCTTTGGAAGCGAGGTCGCGGTACTACATAGTGCGCTATCTTCCGGAGAAAAATACGACGAATGGCGCAAAATCGAACGCAAAGAAGCGCGCGTTGTCGTTGGGGCTCGTTCCGCCGTATTTGCACCGTTTGAAAATCTCGGCATTATTATTATCGACGAAGAGCACGAAGCGAGTTACAAACAAGAAGATAATCCGCGTTATCATGCAAGAGATGTAGCCATTTGGCGCGCAACAAAATATCAATGTCCAGTAGTTCTCGGAAGCGCCACGCCGTCTCTTGAATCTTTTGCTAGGGCGAAAAAAGGTGTGTATACGTTAATCGAACTTCCTAGCCGGGTCAATGATCGGGCGATGCCAGAAGTGAGCGTTGTCGACATGCGCGAAGAATTACGCAAAGAAAACCGCACCGAATTTTCGACTGAATTACTAGAAAAAATCAAAGAGCGAATTGCCAAAAAAGAACAAACAGTTTTAATGCTAAATCGCCGAGGTTATTCTTCTTTTGTGATGTGCCGTGATTGTGGTTATGTTGTGGAATGTCCGAACTGCGATATTTCGCTCACCTATCATCAATCGAGCAATCAAATGAAATGCCATTACTGCGGACATGAAGAACGTGTTCCGCAAAAATGTCCGAGCTGTGAGGGCGAGCATATTCGTTATTTTGGCACCGGTACACAAAAAGTAGAAGAAAGTTTGACCAAATTAATTCCAGAAGCGCGCGTCATCCGGATGGACGTGGATACCACTAGAACAAAAGGTGCTCATGAAAAATTACTCAAAAGCTTCCGCAATCACGAAGCCGATATTTTACTTGGAACACAAATGATTGCCAAAGGACTAGATTTTCCAGATATTACGTTAGTTGGCGTATTAAATGCTGACACAATGCTTCATTTACCAGACTTTCGCGCTTCGGAACGAACTTTCCAACTTCTCACTCAAGTAAGTGGACGAGCAGGTCGACATGAGCGGACAGGAGAAGTCATCGTTCAAAGCTATAACCCAGAACATTACAGTATTGAATTCGCCAAAAAACATGATTTCATCGGTTTTTATAACCACGAAATGCAGCTACGAAAAATGGGTTCCTACCCGCCATTTTATTACTTAACCATGATTAATGTCAGCGATGAAAATGAAATGAAAGCGATTCGAACCATTCAAGAAATGGCTCAGTTTTTACGAGGAAAGCTCGGTCCAGATGCCGTGATTCTTGGCCCTGTTCCTAGCACCATCACGAGAATTAAAAACAAATATCGCTACCAGTGCATTATTAAATATAAAATCGAACCAAACTTAAAAAAAGAACTAAAAACACTAATTACCCATTATCAAAAAGACCAACAAAAAGGTTTAACAATAACTATTGACGTACAGCCTTACGTACTAATGTAA
- the rpoZ gene encoding DNA-directed RNA polymerase subunit omega, with protein sequence MLYPSIDNLLLKIDSKYSLVTVAAKRARYMQLENDKGVLPSYQSDKFVGKALEEIHAGKLVLQNDDK encoded by the coding sequence ATGTTATATCCATCAATTGATAATTTATTGTTAAAAATCGACTCAAAATATTCGCTAGTTACAGTGGCCGCTAAACGCGCACGCTACATGCAACTGGAAAATGATAAAGGCGTATTGCCGAGCTACCAGTCCGACAAATTTGTTGGGAAAGCGTTAGAAGAAATTCACGCTGGAAAATTAGTTTTACAAAACGACGATAAATAA
- the coaBC gene encoding bifunctional phosphopantothenoylcysteine decarboxylase/phosphopantothenate--cysteine ligase CoaBC, with protein sequence MQGKNILLAVSGGIAVYKAVALTSKLTQAGANVKVMMTEHAQEFVPPLSFQVLSKNDVYTDTFDEKKSSVVAHIDLADWADLVIVAPATANVIGKMANGIADDMVTTTILATEAPVWVAPAMNVHMIQHPAVIRNINRLYADGVRFIEPEEGYLACGYVGRGRLEEPEKIVLRIAEFFQEDKDLLRDKNVLVTAGATREKLDPVRYFTNHSTGKMGFSIAESAARHGAKVTLVTTSKALPVPPGVEAIYVESAEEMYQAVDEHKVSQDIFVMTAAVADYTPAKVSDQKIKKQPGDFAIEMKRTKDILLEIGQHKTADQVVIGFAAETENLEANARKKLTSKNADMIVANNISVAGAGFSGDTNIVTFYRKDGSSKALPILDKKEVAEHIIKETANFLRK encoded by the coding sequence ATGCAAGGAAAAAATATCTTACTCGCAGTGTCCGGTGGCATTGCTGTTTATAAAGCAGTCGCACTTACAAGTAAATTAACGCAAGCAGGAGCAAACGTCAAAGTGATGATGACAGAACATGCTCAGGAATTTGTTCCACCGCTTTCGTTTCAAGTATTATCTAAAAATGATGTATACACAGATACATTTGACGAAAAAAAATCAAGTGTTGTCGCACATATCGATTTAGCTGATTGGGCCGATTTAGTAATTGTCGCACCAGCTACCGCGAATGTGATTGGCAAAATGGCAAATGGAATCGCTGATGATATGGTAACGACAACCATTCTTGCAACAGAGGCACCAGTTTGGGTAGCGCCAGCAATGAATGTCCACATGATTCAGCACCCAGCAGTTATTCGGAATATTAATCGATTATACGCAGACGGTGTTCGTTTTATCGAGCCAGAAGAAGGTTACTTAGCTTGTGGCTACGTTGGTCGCGGTCGTCTTGAAGAACCAGAAAAAATCGTTCTTCGTATTGCTGAATTTTTTCAAGAAGATAAAGATTTATTGCGCGACAAAAACGTGCTAGTTACAGCCGGCGCAACTCGCGAAAAATTAGATCCTGTACGCTATTTCACCAACCATTCCACGGGCAAAATGGGATTTAGTATTGCAGAATCCGCAGCTCGTCATGGTGCAAAAGTGACGCTCGTTACGACAAGCAAAGCACTTCCCGTACCACCTGGTGTAGAAGCAATCTATGTCGAATCGGCAGAAGAAATGTATCAAGCTGTGGATGAACATAAAGTGTCACAAGATATCTTCGTGATGACCGCAGCAGTTGCCGATTACACGCCAGCAAAAGTATCAGACCAAAAAATTAAAAAACAGCCGGGCGATTTTGCCATTGAAATGAAACGAACCAAAGATATTTTACTCGAAATTGGTCAACACAAAACTGCAGACCAAGTCGTGATTGGCTTTGCCGCTGAAACAGAAAATCTAGAAGCAAACGCACGTAAAAAATTAACATCCAAAAATGCCGATATGATTGTCGCTAACAATATTAGTGTGGCAGGAGCAGGCTTTTCTGGTGATACAAATATCGTGACATTTTACCGGAAAGATGGTTCTAGCAAAGCGTTACCGATACTAGATAAAAAAGAAGTTGCTGAACATATCATCAAAGAAACTGCTAACTTTTTAAGGAAGTGA
- the rsmB gene encoding 16S rRNA (cytosine(967)-C(5))-methyltransferase RsmB: MKKQKTVRAIALELIIKIENNQSYSHLLINDALKKQKLNPLDKGLLTELVYGTTQRKITLDYYLAPFLNKEPDNWVKNLLRMSVYQLTFLDKVPEHAILNEAGDIAKDLGHQGVTKFVNGVLRNVIRKGVPSIDAIKDPVQKIAVETSLPEWLAKRWADQYGIEKLREIGLAFLVAPHQSIRVNQTEIPTEQLIKELNDQGITVTRNEFIEEALLVEKGSVAETKAYKDGKCSIQDESSMLAAYALQLEDNLTVLDACAAPGGKTTHIAEKMHGTGMVHALDIHEKKTKLIDQAAKRLQLLNIRTAHLDARTASTMFEPETFDRILVDAPCSGFGVLRRKPDIKYAKTEKDIHKLAEIQLAILDDVSQLVKENGILVYSTCTIDKEENETVLRAFLEKHPEFTLEPVVLPEKLAQIKKDDFIQLLPTDIGSDGFFVSSLRKVKS, from the coding sequence ATGAAAAAACAAAAAACAGTTCGTGCGATTGCATTAGAACTCATCATTAAAATCGAAAATAATCAATCATACAGCCACTTATTAATTAATGACGCATTAAAAAAACAAAAGTTAAATCCGCTTGATAAAGGGCTTTTGACTGAATTAGTATATGGTACAACACAACGCAAAATTACACTTGATTACTATTTAGCACCGTTTCTCAATAAAGAACCCGACAATTGGGTGAAAAACTTACTAAGAATGTCCGTTTATCAATTAACCTTTTTAGATAAAGTTCCTGAGCATGCGATTTTAAATGAAGCTGGTGACATCGCGAAAGATTTAGGACACCAAGGTGTAACTAAGTTCGTCAACGGCGTATTGCGTAATGTTATTCGAAAAGGCGTACCAAGTATTGATGCCATCAAAGACCCTGTGCAAAAAATCGCTGTTGAAACAAGTCTGCCAGAATGGTTAGCAAAAAGGTGGGCAGATCAATATGGTATCGAAAAACTGCGTGAAATCGGTTTAGCATTCCTTGTCGCGCCACACCAAAGTATCCGCGTCAACCAAACAGAAATTCCTACTGAACAATTAATCAAAGAACTAAATGACCAAGGAATCACCGTGACACGTAATGAATTTATCGAGGAAGCGTTACTTGTTGAAAAAGGATCTGTAGCAGAAACAAAAGCATACAAAGACGGTAAATGTAGCATTCAAGACGAAAGCTCAATGCTCGCAGCCTATGCGCTTCAACTAGAAGACAATTTGACGGTATTAGATGCTTGTGCGGCACCAGGCGGGAAAACAACCCATATCGCGGAAAAAATGCACGGCACGGGAATGGTTCATGCACTCGATATCCACGAAAAGAAAACCAAGCTAATTGATCAAGCCGCCAAACGATTGCAACTACTTAATATTCGTACGGCGCATTTAGACGCAAGAACCGCAAGTACCATGTTTGAACCAGAAACATTTGACCGTATTTTAGTGGATGCTCCGTGCTCTGGCTTTGGCGTTCTTCGCAGAAAACCAGACATTAAATACGCAAAAACAGAAAAAGATATCCACAAATTAGCAGAAATTCAATTAGCGATTTTAGATGATGTTAGCCAATTAGTAAAAGAAAATGGTATATTAGTTTATAGTACTTGTACCATTGACAAGGAAGAAAATGAAACGGTTCTTCGCGCTTTCTTAGAAAAACATCCAGAATTCACACTAGAACCTGTAGTACTCCCTGAAAAATTGGCGCAAATCAAGAAGGACGATTTTATTCAACTTTTACCAACAGATATTGGAAGCGATGGTTTCTTCGTTTCTAGCCTTAGAAAAGTGAAGTCCTGA
- a CDS encoding YicC/YloC family endoribonuclease, whose translation MVKSMTGFGRATKEFEAFKVTIELKAVNHRYSEFLFRMPKQLAYLEGKLKKIISKQIKRGRIEVFFSITGEQITKRELHIDWDLADSYYRFIKQASARYELQELPTMADLLQEQAYLSIEEEVEASSELERLVLETLARATERLDEMRSMEGAELLLYFKQHLTALEKSLEIIQAEIPNTEKHYQEKIETRLQNVVGDQFDPSIVLTEVAMLLEKADINEEVERTKSHLKQFYGIILLEEPIGRKLDFLIQEMNREVNTIGSKASSLKITEQVVEMKTTLEKIREQVQNVE comes from the coding sequence ATGGTGAAAAGCATGACGGGATTTGGGCGTGCGACGAAAGAATTTGAAGCGTTCAAAGTAACCATTGAATTAAAAGCAGTCAACCACCGCTACTCCGAATTTCTTTTTCGGATGCCAAAACAACTTGCTTATTTAGAAGGAAAATTAAAAAAAATCATAAGTAAGCAAATCAAACGTGGTAGAATCGAAGTTTTCTTTTCCATCACGGGAGAGCAAATCACAAAACGTGAACTACATATTGACTGGGACCTCGCAGATAGCTATTACCGTTTTATTAAACAAGCAAGCGCTAGATATGAATTACAAGAATTACCAACTATGGCTGATTTACTGCAAGAACAAGCCTATCTTTCTATTGAGGAAGAAGTGGAAGCAAGTAGCGAACTAGAGCGATTAGTTTTAGAAACACTTGCCCGCGCAACTGAGCGACTGGATGAGATGAGAAGTATGGAAGGAGCAGAATTACTGCTTTATTTCAAACAACATCTTACCGCATTGGAGAAAAGTTTGGAGATCATTCAAGCTGAAATTCCAAATACAGAAAAACATTACCAAGAAAAAATTGAAACACGTTTACAAAACGTTGTAGGCGACCAATTTGATCCAAGTATCGTTCTTACCGAAGTCGCAATGCTACTTGAAAAGGCAGATATTAACGAAGAAGTCGAACGAACAAAGAGTCATTTAAAGCAATTTTATGGTATTATTTTACTCGAAGAACCAATTGGGCGGAAGCTGGATTTTCTGATTCAAGAGATGAACCGCGAAGTCAACACGATTGGCTCCAAAGCAAGTTCTCTAAAAATCACTGAACAAGTGGTAGAAATGAAAACGACGCTTGAAAAAATTCGAGAACAAGTGCAAAATGTGGAATGA
- the gmk gene encoding guanylate kinase: MTERGLLIVLSGPSGVGKGTVREAVFKDPETSFDYSISMTTRLPREGEQDGVDYYFRSREVFEQAIKDGKMLEYAEYVGNYYGTPLEYVEEKLAAGVDIFLEIEVQGAMQVRKAMPEGIFIFLTPPDLSELKNRIIGRGTESMEVVEERMETAKKEIEMMASYDYAVVNDVVANAVQKIKGIVETEHLKTERVIHRYKKMLEGLQ, translated from the coding sequence ATGACAGAAAGAGGACTGTTAATTGTACTTTCAGGTCCATCTGGAGTAGGTAAGGGAACTGTTCGGGAAGCTGTTTTTAAAGATCCGGAAACAAGTTTTGATTATTCTATTTCCATGACAACGCGTCTTCCTCGTGAAGGCGAACAAGACGGGGTCGATTATTATTTTCGTTCACGAGAAGTGTTTGAACAAGCTATCAAAGACGGAAAGATGTTAGAATATGCAGAGTACGTCGGTAATTATTATGGCACTCCGCTTGAATATGTCGAGGAAAAATTAGCCGCAGGAGTGGATATTTTTCTCGAAATTGAAGTACAAGGAGCAATGCAAGTTCGAAAAGCGATGCCAGAAGGAATTTTCATTTTCTTAACGCCACCAGACTTGTCTGAGCTTAAAAACCGGATTATCGGTCGCGGTACAGAATCGATGGAAGTTGTCGAGGAACGCATGGAAACAGCGAAGAAAGAAATCGAAATGATGGCGTCTTATGATTATGCTGTGGTGAATGATGTAGTTGCAAACGCCGTACAAAAAATCAAAGGCATCGTCGAAACAGAACACTTAAAAACTGAGCGAGTAATTCATCGCTACAAAAAAATGTTGGAGGGATTACAATGA
- a CDS encoding Stp1/IreP family PP2C-type Ser/Thr phosphatase: protein MHAEFRTDRGRIRHHNEDNGGVFENKDNQPIVIVADGMGGHRAGDVASEMAVRLLSDAWKETTALLTAEEIETWLQKTIQEVNKEIVLYSESEMDLNGMGTTLVAAIMAQSQVVIANVGDSRGYLLQNHVLRQLTEDHSLVHELLRTGEISKEDAMNHPRKNILLRALGVEGKVEVDTFVVPFQTSDTLLLCSDGLTNMVPETEMEEILKSKRTLSEKADVFITKANSYGGEDNITVLLVERDLTQKGRDAS, encoded by the coding sequence ATGCATGCAGAATTTAGAACAGATAGAGGCAGAATAAGACATCATAATGAAGACAACGGCGGGGTTTTTGAAAATAAAGATAACCAGCCGATTGTCATTGTTGCAGACGGCATGGGTGGTCACCGGGCAGGAGACGTGGCAAGCGAAATGGCTGTGCGTCTACTAAGCGATGCATGGAAAGAAACGACCGCACTTTTGACCGCAGAAGAAATTGAAACTTGGCTACAAAAAACAATTCAAGAAGTCAATAAAGAAATTGTTCTTTATTCGGAAAGTGAAATGGATTTAAATGGTATGGGAACAACACTTGTTGCAGCAATTATGGCGCAGTCACAAGTCGTTATTGCCAACGTAGGAGATAGCAGAGGTTATTTACTTCAAAATCATGTCTTACGTCAACTAACCGAAGATCATTCACTAGTACATGAACTCCTTCGAACAGGCGAAATCAGCAAAGAAGATGCCATGAATCATCCGCGGAAAAATATTCTTTTACGCGCACTTGGTGTAGAAGGAAAAGTAGAAGTGGACACATTTGTTGTCCCTTTTCAAACGAGCGATACGTTACTACTTTGTTCCGATGGTTTAACGAATATGGTTCCAGAAACAGAAATGGAAGAAATTTTAAAAAGTAAAAGAACTCTTTCTGAAAAAGCAGATGTATTTATTACAAAAGCTAATTCTTATGGGGGAGAAGATAATATAACTGTGCTGTTAGTCGAACGAGATCTGACGCAGAAAGGGAGGGATGCTTCATGA